One Dehalococcoidia bacterium DNA segment encodes these proteins:
- a CDS encoding Clp protease N-terminal domain-containing protein, with the protein MTHQNAGDAAGFGLNRHPLRDRGASDRDLQLREVVAMQDRSERLSTAARQALDTAVAVAARAGAPAVGTDHVLLGVIRLGDATVEAVLRELNTSARALEEALLTAGHSASASSGRSGAPSGGPISDDDTATSLPDLPLTPRWRRILRSSRLTSRLKQALAFAEDDARARGAPAIEPIHLLLAALRDPGGAGARLVRPLGVDYEGVRRVLRVGPSPLPPAPAPKARAAASQTGNVTVTLPPDVVAQLRALAAARETTVDQLVLRFVRLGLLAIAVQEKPNGAVIVREGTREREIILI; encoded by the coding sequence CGATCGGGATCTTCAGCTGAGGGAGGTCGTCGCAATGCAAGACCGGTCGGAACGACTTTCGACAGCAGCACGTCAGGCGCTGGATACGGCGGTGGCGGTCGCAGCGCGCGCGGGCGCGCCGGCGGTCGGCACCGACCACGTGCTTCTCGGCGTCATCCGGCTGGGCGACGCCACTGTCGAGGCAGTGCTGAGAGAGCTGAACACGAGCGCGCGCGCCCTCGAAGAGGCCCTCCTCACCGCAGGCCACTCAGCGAGCGCGAGCAGCGGGCGGAGCGGGGCACCGAGCGGCGGACCGATCAGCGACGATGACACCGCAACCAGCCTTCCCGACCTGCCGCTCACCCCCCGCTGGCGACGGATCCTCCGCTCCTCGCGGCTGACCAGCCGGCTGAAGCAGGCACTCGCTTTCGCCGAAGACGATGCCCGCGCCCGGGGGGCCCCTGCCATCGAGCCGATCCACCTCCTGCTGGCAGCGCTCCGCGACCCGGGAGGCGCAGGCGCTCGGCTCGTTCGGCCGCTCGGTGTCGACTACGAAGGGGTACGCCGCGTCTTGCGGGTCGGCCCCTCTCCTCTTCCTCCGGCGCCTGCCCCAAAAGCGCGCGCTGCCGCCAGCCAGACGGGGAATGTCACGGTCACCCTCCCGCCCGATGTCGTCGCCCAGCTTCGCGCTCTTGCGGCAGCCCGGGAGACGACGGTCGATCAGCTGGTGCTCCGCTTCGTCCGTCTTGGGCTGCTCGCGATTGCGGTGCAGGAGAAGCCGAACGGCGCCGTGATCGTCCGCGAGGGCACGCGCGAGCGCGAGATCATTCTGATCTGA
- a CDS encoding FAD-dependent oxidoreductase, which translates to MPDRVIIMGAGPAGLAAAHVLTSNGIPPTVYERSPWVGGLARTIERDGFRFDIGGHRWFTKNDAIHQFFVAVVGDELIEVDRVSRIYFEGKYFYYPLRIGNALAGMGLRRSIRALADALAVTLRPLRIDGEATMEQAYINQFGRTLYEQFFKTYSEKVWGLRCDQVSGDWVAQRSKGLSLTTAIKDALTRSRGEIESLVERFSYPRLGIGRFSERMAEDVRAGGGEIALNSRVVRVHHDGQRVTGVTVRTERGDLRVEGDAFISSIPITQLARAFRPPAPAEVIAAANALRFRELITVNLMLRRPQVTSDTWLYIHDPAIPFARIHEPRNWSPAMAPEGTTSLVCELFCNRGDAFWTAPDDVLIELAVKEFAELGFFDRQEVLDGFVVRAVRAYPVYTLGYQRHLDVLKRYLRRFENLQIVGRYGTFRYNNSDHSVETGILAARNLLGERHDLDLVNSAPEYLEERRRAVVA; encoded by the coding sequence TTGCCAGATCGCGTGATCATCATGGGCGCCGGCCCTGCAGGACTTGCCGCCGCTCACGTCCTCACCAGCAACGGAATTCCCCCGACCGTGTACGAGCGCTCGCCGTGGGTCGGCGGTCTAGCGCGAACGATCGAACGCGATGGTTTCCGCTTCGACATCGGCGGCCATCGGTGGTTCACGAAGAACGACGCCATCCATCAGTTCTTCGTCGCCGTCGTCGGCGACGAACTGATCGAGGTTGACCGCGTCAGCCGCATCTATTTCGAGGGGAAGTACTTCTACTACCCCCTCAGAATCGGAAACGCGCTCGCAGGGATGGGATTGCGCCGGAGCATCCGCGCCCTCGCCGATGCGCTCGCTGTCACGCTGCGTCCGCTGCGGATTGACGGCGAAGCGACGATGGAACAGGCGTACATCAATCAATTCGGCCGGACCCTCTACGAGCAGTTTTTCAAGACGTACTCAGAAAAGGTGTGGGGCCTGCGCTGCGACCAAGTCTCCGGCGACTGGGTTGCGCAGCGCAGCAAGGGGCTCTCGCTGACGACGGCGATCAAAGATGCCCTCACCCGCTCCCGCGGCGAGATCGAGAGCCTCGTCGAGCGCTTCTCCTATCCGCGGCTGGGCATCGGCCGCTTCTCGGAGCGGATGGCAGAGGATGTGCGCGCCGGAGGCGGCGAGATCGCGCTCAACAGCCGCGTCGTGCGCGTTCATCACGACGGCCAGCGCGTGACTGGCGTCACTGTCCGGACCGAGCGGGGAGACCTGCGTGTTGAAGGCGACGCCTTCATCTCCTCAATCCCGATCACGCAACTCGCCCGCGCCTTTCGGCCGCCTGCGCCGGCAGAGGTGATTGCGGCAGCAAATGCGCTGCGGTTCCGGGAACTGATCACGGTCAACCTGATGCTGCGGCGGCCGCAGGTCACCTCAGACACGTGGCTCTACATCCACGACCCGGCTATCCCCTTCGCCCGCATCCACGAGCCGCGCAACTGGAGCCCGGCGATGGCGCCCGAGGGGACAACATCGCTCGTGTGCGAACTCTTCTGCAACCGGGGAGATGCCTTCTGGACTGCGCCGGATGACGTCCTCATTGAGCTTGCCGTCAAGGAGTTCGCGGAGCTGGGGTTCTTCGACCGGCAGGAGGTGCTCGACGGCTTTGTCGTGCGGGCCGTCCGCGCCTATCCGGTCTACACCCTCGGCTATCAGCGGCACCTCGACGTTCTGAAACGGTATCTCCGCCGCTTCGAAAATTTGCAGATTGTGGGGCGCTACGGGACGTTCCGCTACAACAACAGCGACCACTCTGTCGAGACAGGGATCCTCGCTGCCCGCAACCTGCTTGGTGAGCGCCACGACCTCGACTTGGTCAACAGCGCGCCGGAATATCTCGAGGAACGCCGGCGCGCTGTAGTCGCGTGA